The region ATGCGCGACAACACTGTGGCCAGGGCCATGCATCGTTTGGGGCATGATGTCCATCTGATACCGATGTACACGCCAATTCGTGTCGACGAAGAAGATGTCAGCGAAAAAACACTCTTCTACGGTGGCATTAACGTCTACATGGAGCAGACTGTACCTGGCTACCGGTTTCTGCCCGATTTCGTGACGCGTTGGCTCGACCAAGAGTGGATCATCCGCTGGGCGACGTCCCGAGGGATCGAGACCGATGCGAAGCAGCTCGGTGCGTTGACGCTTTCCGTCTTGAAGGGAAAAGATGGAAATCAGCGCAAGGAAGCGTATCGACTCGCGAAGTGGCTCTCGGCCGATATGAAGCCAGAGATCATCAATTTCAGCAACATGATGATCGCGGGCACTGCTCCGCTGGTCAAAGAGCTGGTCGACTGTCCTATCGTCGTTACCCTCCAAGGAGACGACGTCTTCATGGATGAATTGCCGGAGCCGTATCGGACGAAATGCTTCGAGACAATTCGAAGCCTTGTCCCGCACATCGACGGCTTTATTGTCTTCAGTAATTACTATGCCGACTACATGGCGGAGTACTTCGGAATTCCTCGTGAGAAGTTCCATTTGGTGCCGCTAGGAATTGATCTAACTGATTTGCCAGATAAGCCATCGCGAGACGATGTCCCACAGCATTCGCCAACGGTTGGTTATCTGGCACGCATGGCACCTGAAAAAGGACTGCACGTTCTCGTGGATGCATTTCTGCATTTAAAGGCGATGCCAGGCATGGAAGGCGTACGACTGAAGGTAGCCGGATGGGCCGGCCCACAACAACAGGCCTATGTCGACGAGCAATTTGAAAAACTGGAAGCTGCAGGACACATCGATGGTTGCGATTACTTGGGAACCGTCGATCGAGCCGGAAAGCTGGAGTTTCTGCAGTCGATCGACGTGCTTTCGGTTCCGACGGTTTATCGAGAGCCGAAGGGGCTGTTTGTACTCGAGGCTTTAGCAGCAGGGGTCCCGGTCGTTCAGCCTAGCCATGGTGCGTTTCCAGAGTTGATCGAAGCCACGACCGGCGGTCACCTCGTGACGCCACAAGATCCGGTAGCCCTTGCGGAGAAACTGGCAGAAGTCCTTGCTGATCGACGTAAAGCGAAGCTGCAGGGAATCGACGCTTCCGAGATTGTGCGATCGCAGTTCAGCTCGGAAGTGGCCGCAAAGGAAACGATAAACGTCTATAAGGCGATGCTTGGGGCGAAACCTGGTTAGGCTGCCTTGGCGATCGGCGACGTTTCGTCCAAGTCGGCAACGGAAACTGGCTGCGGGCGTGGTGGCGGCATCATGCCGTGCTCGATGTAGATTGGCCCGGTCTTCGATTTGTCCCACAGTTTGTTGTTGCGGTCGAAGTCTTCCTGGTTAAAGAACTTTTCATGTTCCATGTGGAACAAGACCGCCGAAAACAGGGCATTTCGGCGCTTCACACCGGTCCGCATCAAACGGGTCACAAACTCGCTGTCTTCACGCCAGAAGCCAACGAACTCTTCATTCCATCCGTTGATCGCGTCGATATCACTTCGCCAAGTCGCAATATTGCAGCC is a window of Bremerella sp. TYQ1 DNA encoding:
- a CDS encoding glycosyltransferase family 4 protein, encoding MAVATNSAAERMTIAYITAGGAGMFCGSCMRDNTVARAMHRLGHDVHLIPMYTPIRVDEEDVSEKTLFYGGINVYMEQTVPGYRFLPDFVTRWLDQEWIIRWATSRGIETDAKQLGALTLSVLKGKDGNQRKEAYRLAKWLSADMKPEIINFSNMMIAGTAPLVKELVDCPIVVTLQGDDVFMDELPEPYRTKCFETIRSLVPHIDGFIVFSNYYADYMAEYFGIPREKFHLVPLGIDLTDLPDKPSRDDVPQHSPTVGYLARMAPEKGLHVLVDAFLHLKAMPGMEGVRLKVAGWAGPQQQAYVDEQFEKLEAAGHIDGCDYLGTVDRAGKLEFLQSIDVLSVPTVYREPKGLFVLEALAAGVPVVQPSHGAFPELIEATTGGHLVTPQDPVALAEKLAEVLADRRKAKLQGIDASEIVRSQFSSEVAAKETINVYKAMLGAKPG